One Streptomyces sp. NBC_01217 genomic region harbors:
- a CDS encoding quaternary amine ABC transporter ATP-binding protein, producing MSTDAEVTVEADAQMSPPVFSVRNLWKVFGPKADRVPGDPELAALGAAELRTRTGCTAAVRDVGFDVRRGEVFVVMGLSGSGKSTLVRCLTRLIEPTSGDISIDGEDVLGMDKGRLRRLRRHRAAMVFQHFGLLPHRSVLDNVAYGLEIQGVGRAERRARAAEVVAKVGLEGLEQRRPGQLSGGQQQRVGLARALAVDPEVLLFDEPFSALDPLIRRDMQEEVIRLHREEGRTMVFITHDLNEALRLGDRIALMRDGRIVQLGTSEEIVGSPADDYVREFVRDVPREQVMTVRRAMRPAGADEAGRGPAVAAGATVSEAIEAVARTGFAARVMDEGRCLGVVDHARLLRVVAGAEFGSAADSGSGSDGGVSADAGSGAGDVPAPAVSPGEEVA from the coding sequence ATGAGTACGGACGCAGAGGTGACGGTCGAGGCGGACGCGCAGATGAGTCCGCCCGTGTTCTCGGTGCGCAACCTGTGGAAGGTCTTCGGGCCGAAGGCCGACCGCGTGCCGGGCGACCCGGAGCTCGCCGCTCTGGGCGCCGCCGAGCTGCGCACCCGCACCGGGTGCACCGCCGCCGTGCGCGATGTCGGTTTCGATGTGCGCAGGGGCGAGGTCTTCGTCGTCATGGGCCTCTCCGGCTCCGGCAAGTCCACCCTCGTACGCTGTCTGACCCGCCTCATCGAGCCGACCTCCGGAGACATTTCCATCGACGGCGAGGACGTCCTCGGCATGGACAAGGGGCGGCTTCGCCGACTGCGGCGCCACCGTGCCGCCATGGTCTTCCAGCACTTCGGACTGCTGCCGCACCGGTCCGTGCTCGACAACGTCGCGTACGGGCTCGAAATCCAGGGCGTGGGGCGCGCCGAGCGGCGCGCCAGGGCGGCGGAGGTCGTCGCCAAGGTGGGCCTGGAAGGGCTTGAACAGCGGCGTCCCGGGCAGCTGTCCGGTGGTCAGCAGCAGCGCGTCGGACTCGCGCGTGCCCTCGCGGTCGACCCCGAAGTGCTGCTGTTCGACGAGCCGTTCAGCGCACTGGACCCGCTGATCCGGCGCGATATGCAGGAGGAGGTCATCCGGCTCCACCGCGAGGAGGGCCGGACCATGGTCTTCATCACGCACGACCTGAACGAGGCGCTGCGGCTCGGCGACCGGATCGCGCTCATGCGCGACGGCCGGATCGTGCAGCTGGGCACGTCCGAGGAGATCGTGGGCTCGCCCGCCGACGACTACGTACGCGAGTTCGTACGGGACGTGCCGCGCGAGCAGGTCATGACCGTGCGCCGGGCGATGCGGCCCGCAGGCGCCGACGAGGCGGGGCGCGGTCCCGCCGTCGCGGCCGGCGCGACCGTGTCGGAGGCGATCGAGGCGGTCGCCAGGACCGGGTTCGCGGCTCGGGTGATGGACGAGGGCCGGTGCCTGGGGGTCGTGGACCATGCGCGGCTGCTGAGGGTGGTGGCGGGGGCGGAGTTCGGTTCGGCGGCTGATTCCGGTTCGGGCTCCGACGGTGGTGTTTCTGCTGATGCCGGCTCCGGCGCGGGCGATGTACCCGCGCCCGCGGTGTCGCCGGGTGAGGAGGTGGCCTGA
- a CDS encoding ABC transporter permease, which yields MAAVGTAPAAGTTPRLAALLRNHALGKLLLLAVVASVLVPVLHAKWASGSWPDALTVDLSEPLGRTSDWIIDNRDSHPLFLHFFGHISNAVVVCVRAVYLVLLAAGWAGVTAAAGLVAWRVAGLRLAAAAVVAFLACGWLGMWVPTMQTLALMVVTVLVSVVLGVVLGLAAGLSDRTYRALRPVLDTMQVLPAFAYLLPVVLVFGIGVPAAVLATVVYAAPPMARLTALGLRGADGGVMEAVASIGATARQRLLTARLPLARKELLLGLNQTIMMALSMAVIASVIGAGGLGDRVYQALASVDVGAALAAGIPIVLLAVILDRTTGAAGERLGAAEPDGRRLHGLHGWGAAAVLAAAVALVARFAGRLDWPGSWSADIADPVNEAVGWMTDHLYSGVPYIGGTADWAGHFTTWVLDPVRDGLQGLPWWSVLLVVAALAWLIGTWRTALTAVLAMAATGVLGVWKPSLDTLSQVLAAVAVTLVVGFAAGIAAARSERLERLLRPVLDVFQTMPQFVYLIPVVALFGVGRAPAVAAAVVYALPAVIRITTQGLRQVDGAALESARSMGATSGQQLRQVQLPLARPALLLAVNQGVVLVLAVVIIGGLVGGGALGYEVVLGLAQGDLATGLVGGAAIVCLGLMLDRVTQPTGRRTKKGA from the coding sequence ATGGCTGCCGTCGGTACCGCCCCCGCGGCGGGCACCACCCCGCGCCTTGCCGCCCTCCTGCGCAATCACGCCCTGGGCAAGCTCCTGCTGCTGGCCGTGGTGGCATCCGTCCTCGTGCCGGTCCTCCACGCCAAGTGGGCGAGCGGGAGCTGGCCTGACGCACTCACCGTCGACCTGTCCGAGCCGCTCGGCAGAACCAGCGACTGGATCATCGACAACCGGGACAGCCACCCGCTGTTCCTCCACTTCTTCGGCCACATCAGCAACGCCGTCGTCGTCTGCGTGCGCGCCGTTTACCTGGTGCTGCTCGCCGCAGGCTGGGCCGGTGTCACTGCCGCGGCCGGGCTCGTGGCCTGGCGTGTCGCGGGCCTGCGGCTCGCGGCGGCGGCCGTCGTCGCGTTCCTCGCCTGCGGCTGGCTCGGCATGTGGGTGCCGACCATGCAGACCCTGGCGCTGATGGTCGTCACCGTCCTCGTCTCGGTCGTGCTCGGCGTGGTCCTCGGGCTGGCGGCCGGGCTGTCCGACCGTACGTACCGGGCGCTGCGTCCCGTCCTGGACACCATGCAGGTGCTGCCGGCCTTCGCGTATCTGCTGCCGGTCGTCCTCGTGTTCGGCATCGGTGTCCCCGCGGCCGTCCTCGCGACCGTCGTCTACGCCGCCCCGCCGATGGCCCGCCTGACCGCACTCGGTCTGCGCGGCGCCGACGGAGGCGTCATGGAAGCCGTCGCCTCGATCGGTGCGACCGCGAGGCAGCGGCTGCTGACGGCCCGGCTCCCGCTCGCCCGTAAGGAGCTCCTCCTCGGGCTCAACCAGACGATCATGATGGCGCTCTCGATGGCCGTCATCGCGTCGGTGATCGGCGCGGGCGGTCTCGGTGACCGCGTGTACCAGGCGCTGGCCTCCGTGGACGTCGGCGCGGCCCTCGCGGCCGGCATCCCGATCGTGCTGCTCGCCGTGATCCTGGACCGTACGACGGGTGCGGCGGGGGAGCGCCTCGGCGCCGCCGAGCCCGACGGCCGCCGTCTGCACGGCCTGCACGGCTGGGGGGCCGCCGCCGTCCTCGCGGCCGCTGTCGCCCTCGTTGCCCGCTTCGCCGGCCGGCTCGACTGGCCCGGCTCCTGGAGCGCGGACATCGCGGACCCGGTCAACGAGGCCGTCGGCTGGATGACCGACCACCTCTACTCCGGCGTCCCCTACATCGGCGGAACGGCCGACTGGGCCGGTCACTTCACCACCTGGGTCCTCGACCCGGTGCGCGACGGCCTGCAGGGGCTGCCCTGGTGGTCCGTGCTCCTCGTCGTCGCCGCGCTCGCCTGGCTGATCGGCACGTGGCGGACCGCGCTGACCGCCGTACTCGCCATGGCCGCGACCGGTGTCCTCGGCGTATGGAAGCCGTCGCTCGACACGCTGTCGCAGGTACTCGCCGCCGTCGCCGTGACGCTGGTCGTCGGCTTCGCGGCCGGGATCGCGGCGGCGCGCAGCGAGCGGCTCGAACGGCTGCTCCGCCCCGTGCTCGACGTCTTCCAGACGATGCCGCAGTTCGTGTATCTGATCCCGGTGGTCGCGCTCTTCGGCGTAGGCCGCGCACCGGCGGTCGCCGCCGCGGTCGTCTACGCACTCCCGGCCGTCATCCGCATCACGACGCAGGGCCTTCGCCAGGTGGACGGAGCCGCGCTGGAGTCCGCGCGGTCGATGGGGGCGACCAGCGGTCAGCAACTGCGTCAGGTCCAGCTGCCGCTGGCCCGCCCCGCTCTGCTGCTCGCCGTCAACCAGGGGGTCGTCCTCGTCCTCGCCGTCGTGATCATCGGCGGTCTGGTGGGCGGTGGTGCGCTCGGATACGAGGTCGTCCTCGGCCTCGCACAGGGCGACCTGGCGACCGGGCTCGTGGGCGGCGCGGCGATCGTGTGTCTGGGTCTCATGCTCGACCGGGTCACCCAGCCGACCGGGCGCCGTACGAAGAAGGGAGCGTGA